GCTATGGCGGAGCCATCTAGATGCCACTTCTCTATGGCCTCTTCGGTGAAATACTTCCCCTGTCCTAATAACCTTACAATAAATCAATATTGACAAATATTGTAGTGTTTTTTATACTATATATACTTACTATCTGGTTGGAAGAAGGAGTGTGATATGGAACGTGGTATCTTATCCGATAATCTACGGCGTCTGCGGTCCATCAAGGGCATAAATCAGACCGAGCTTGCGAAAAAAGCGGGCCTCAGCCGTCCGTCCTATGTCGCCATCGAGAAAGGCGACACCGATCCCCGTTCAAGCACCCTCATGAACATCGCCGGTGCGCTGGAAGTGTCACTCGCCGATCTCTTCCGTCCCCTCCCTTCCCTTAAAAGGGTGCGGTTCCGTATACGCAAGACCATGACCAAACGTGAGCAAAATCAGCGCGACCAACTCATCCAGGACGTCGCCGTCTGGCTTTCGGATTATAATGAGCTGGAGAAAATACTCGGGCATGGTCGTAAATACCTCTTCGAGAGCTATGCCGGTCGCGACCCCGTCCAGGCGGCCTCCTTTGCCAGGGAGAAGCTTAAGATCGGTGAAAATGAGCTCATTCGAGACGTCTGCGGTCTTGCGGAAACCGCGGGCATCAAAGTCAATCTATCGAAAGCGGGATTTAAGAAATTTTTTGGGATGTCCGTATCTGTCGACAACGGTGGGCCCGCGGTCTGCGTCAAGGTCGGGGATGATGTGAGCGTTGAGCGCCAAATCTTCACCGTCGCCCATGAGATGGGCCACCTCCTTCTTCACCGGAATTCATACAAGAAGGATGAAACCAGTGAGAACGAAAAAGAGGAAAGGAACGCCGAGCGTTTCGCGTCCCATTTTCTCATACCCCAATCCGTCTTTGACAAGGAATGGCAGTCTGCCCGTGGCCTTCACCTGGTCGATCGCGTCCTTCACGTCAAGCGTATCTTCCGTGTGAGTTACATGACTGTGCTTATACGCCTGGTAGAATGTGGATATGCTGACCTTGCCATTATTCCTGCTTTCAGATTCGAGTATAACCGTCTCTGTGGCCACGACCTGAAGAGTCACTATGAGCCGGAAAGCTACTCCGAGACCGAGCCCGAGGGCCTTGTTAAATCAGATTTCATGGACGACCGTCTCTACCGTCTGGTGCGTGAGGCATACGAGAAAGAACTCATCTCCCTCGACAGAGCGGCCGAAATTCTCAGGCTTTCGGTAATCGAAATGCGCGAGCTCAACAACTCGTGGAAGATGGCCGTGTGAAGATCAATATCGATAAGGCGGTCATCACGGATGCCAACATCCTCATCGATTATATCGAGGCCGGGAAAAAGGTGATCTCCCTTTTTGCCGCATCGGTTAAGTCGCTCTATGTCCCGCTTCCGGTTTTGAAGGAGGTTCCCGGGCTAAGTATAGCCGAGGCGAAGAAACTCGCCATCACGGTCCTTGATGTCGAGATGGATGTGCTTAATGAAGCGGCATGGATCAAGACCGGTTGCTCATTTAATGATAATATTTGTTTTCTGACTGCGAAAAGTGAAGGTTTGATATGTGCAACCAATGATAAAAGGCTTCGTAAAACGTGCGAATCAAGTGGAGTTCAGGTTTTATGGGGTTTGCAGATCATGATATTTCTGGTGCAACAGGGAAAGTTGACCAAGAGAGAAGCAATGGATATTGTCATGAAGATTGGGAAGATAAATAGTAATATTACTTTGGATTTAGTAGAAGACTTTGAAAGTAAAATAAGCGGCTGATTACGGATTGGAGTGACTTATTGGCAAAATATCTTGACAAATCGCCCCCCATTCAGTTTCTTGTTCATAACTGTTTTGTCAGACCATGAGGATTGAACGCGGCACACTCGGCTACTTTATCACCTTTCTGATCCTGGGAGGGGTACTGGGTTCCGCGCTCGGGACGCTTGTCGTGAAGCTCGCACCGTCGCTCGCGGCGGTCAACGCGAACCTCACCGGCGCCCTGGCCCTCAACCTCGAGATCGTGAGCTTCGGCATCAAGGTAACGCTCGCCTCTCTCGCGGGAATGGTGCTCGGGATCGTGATCTTCCTGAGGGTCTAACACGGCAGGGCCGCACCTGCGGCTATCTCGCGCCTCCTTCGTCGTACCGGGAAGCGCATACGTTTAAACCGGCATTGCGCCGGTTGCCACATGCCCGAGTAAAGTCCGTACGCATCTGGCGAATCGATCTTTAGGTCACCTATGGGGAGGGTTAACGCTCTACGGGGACCGGAAGCACAGCACATCAACATGTGGGGTGCGGAGGCGCGCGTTTCATTTCGTTGCGCCCAAAACCGCATACCGGCTTATGAGTGATACTTGTCCCTCGCGCGGCGCGGGAAATCTTATGAAATGGGGGTACTATCATTGGCAGTAGTATCTATGAAAGCTCTATTGGAATCGGGCGTGCACTTCGGCCACCAGACGAGGCGGTGGAATCCCCGGATGGCGCAGTATATCTTCACCGCACGTAATGGGATCCATATTATCGACCTGCAGAAAACCATGCAGCGTTTGAAAGTGGCATACCAGGGTATGAAGGAAGTCGCCGCGAACGGGGGCAAGGTCCTCTTCGTGGGCACCAAGAAGCAGGCCCAGGCGGCCATCGAGGAATACTCGAAGAAATGCGGCATGTTCTACGTTGCCGAGCGCTGGCTTGGGGGGCTCCTCACGAATTACCACACGGTGAGCCATTCCATCCAGAGGCTCAAGAACCTCGAAAAGATGTCCGAGACGGGCCAGTGGGACGCCGAGACGAAGAAGGAGATTCTGGACCTCTCGAACGAGCTCAAGAAGAAGCAGAAGGTGCTCTCCGGCATCAAGGACATGGGCAAGCTTCCCGACGCGCTCTTCATAATCGATCCCAAGCGCGAGGCGATCGCCGTCAACGAGGCGAGGAAGCTCGGTATCCCGATCTTCGCGGTGGTTGACACCAACTGCAATCCCGACGAGATCGATTTTCCCGTTCCCGGCAATGACGACGCCATAAGGGCGATATCGCTCTTCCTGGACGCGATGTCGCGCGCGATCATCGAGGGCCAGTCCGGCGGACAGTCCGAGGCCGAGGAAATCCTCGAGATGGCCGCAGAGGTGGAAGAGGGAGCAGGAGAGCCCGCAGCAGCCGCGGCCGCCCCGCCCGAGAAGGAAGAGGCGCCCACCGAGCTCAAGAAGGTCACCGAGGCGAAGGAAGAGTACCGTCAGCGCTACGAGGACGAGTTCAGCGCCGACAAGGATAAGTGGTAGGCTGCCGGCGCCTTTCAAGGCGTTCGGGTCCGATAATTACCTAATACAAGGAGAATCACCGTGGCTGATGTAACACCCGACATGATAAAAGAACTAAGGGAGAAAACCCAGGCGGGGATGATGGACTGCAAGAAGGCCCTCACCGAATGCATGGGCGATCTCGAGCAGGCCGCCGACTACCTTCGCAAGAAGGGCCTGGCGTCCGCGAACAAGAAGGCGTCCCGCGAGGCGCGGGAGGGCATGATCGCCACCTACATCCACAACAACGCCAAGCTGGGTGTCCTCATGGAGCTCAACTGCGAGACCGACTTCGTCGCGCGTAACGCGGATTTCCAGGAACTGGGCAAGGACCTCTGCATGCAGGTCGCCGCGTCCAACCCGCTGTACGTCGACGTGGAGGACGTGCCCGCCGCCGAGATCGAGCGGGAGAAGGACATTTACCGCGAACAGATGAAGGAATCGGGCAAGCCCGCGAACGTCGTCGAAAAGATCGTCGAGGGCAAGCTCACCAAATTCTACGCGGAGGTGTGCCTCCTGGAGCAGGAGTACATCAAGGACCCCAAGGTGAAGATCCGCGACCTCATCAAGAACAAGATCGCGACCTACGGCGAGAACATCACCGTGGGAAGATTCACGCGCTACAAGATAGGGAAGTAGGATGGCACCGGACGGAGCTCCGGGCAATCCCGGATATTCCCGGATACTGCTAAAGCTCAGCGGGGAGGCGCTCGCGGGCGACGAGAAGGCGGGCATAAACCCGGCGGTCGTCGCGCGCATCGCCCTCGAGATTGCGGAGGTCCACCGGACGGGCGTGCAGATCGCCATGGTTATCGGCGGGGGAAACATCTTCCGCGGAACCACGGGCAAGGCGCTCGGGATGGACCAGGCGACCGGGGACTCCATGGGCATGCTTGCGACGGTCATCAATTCGCTCGCCGTGCAGGACGCGCTCGAAAAGAACGGCGTCCCCACGAGGGTGATGACCGCCGTCGAGATGCGCTCGTTCGCGGAGCCCTACATCCGCCGCAAGGCGATCCGCCACTTGGAAAAGGGGCGCGCGGTGATCATCGCCGCGGGCACCGGCAACCCGTTCTTCACCACCGACACCGCCGCGGGTCTCAGGGCGATAGAGGTGGGCGCACAGGTTTTATTGAAGGCGACGCGCGTTGACGGCGTGTACGACAGCGATCCTGAAAAAAACCCCCGGGCCGTGAAAATTGCTTCCATCGGGTACCGGGAGGTGATAGAACGTCAGCTCAGGGTAATGGACCTCACAGCGATCTCGCTGTGCATGGACAACAAGCTGCCCATCATCGTCTTCAACCTTTTCAACCATGGCTCCATCCGCCGCATCGCGGCGGGAGAGGAGCTTGGAACCAGAATATCCTGATGCATGAACGCTGGGGGAGAATATGATAGATGAAATAATCTCCGACGTGGAGGGGCGGATGAAGAAAAGCATCCAGGCCCTCGAAAAGGACTTCGGGGCCATCCGTACCGGGCGCGCGAATCCCGCCATCTTCGACGGGGTCAGGGCCGACGTGTACGGTTCCATCATGCCGCTCAATCAGCTCGCCACCATTTCGTGCCCCGAGCCCAGGCTGGTCGTCATCCAGCCCTGGGACCGCAGCACGCTCGGGGCGATCGAGAAGGCCATTTTGAAATCGGACCTCTCGCTCAACCCCAACAACGACGGCAACCTGATCCGCATACAGATCCCGGACCTTACCGAGGAGCGCCGCAGGGAATACGTCAAGCTCGCCCGGCAGAAGGCCGAGGAGTGCAGGGTTTCGATCCGCAATGTGCGGCGCGACGGGAACGAAATGGTAAAGGAACTCGAAAAGAGCAAGGACATCTCCGAGGACGATTCCAAGGGTGCGGCAGGTCGCATACAGAAGCTCACCGATAAGTACACGGAAGAAGTCCAGAAGACGGTCGACAACAAGGAAAAGGAGATCATGCACGTCTGATACGCGTGCATGATCCCCTCCCGTCAAGGAACCCGAAACCGCGTGGCACACAGGGACTACCAAAGCCTGCTGGACAGAACGAGGATTCCCTCGCATGTCGCCATAATTATGGACGGTAACGGGCGATGGGCCACGCGGCGCGGTCTCTCGCGCCTGGAGGGACACCGGCGCGGGGCGCAGGTGGTCGAGTCGCTCATGGACGCCGCGCTCGAGCTTGGCATCAAGGTCGTGTCCCTGTACGCGTTTTCGACCGAGAACTGGTCCCGCCCGCGGGAGGAGATCCGGGGGCTCTGGAAGCTCCTGGAGCTCTTCTTCGAATCCAATATCGAAAAGCTCAAAAAGCGCGGAATCCGGGTAAGGCACACCGGGAGCGAAAAGCACCTTCCCGCGGATACCCTTGAGGTGATCCGGCGCGCGGTGCGGGATACGCGAAGGAACAAAAAAATAGTCCTCAACTTCTGCCTCAACTACGGCGGGCGCCAGGAGATCGTCGACGCGGTGAACGCCTGGGCGGCGAAGCGGGGAGATTCGGAAAAGATGACTGCGGAAAAAATGCGCCGCCATCTTTATTCCCCGGACCTTCCCGACGTCGACCTGCTTATCAGGACAAGCGGGGAATACCGCCTGAGCAACTTCCTGCTATGGCAGCTCGCCTACGCCGAGCTTGTCTTCGTGAAGGTGCTCTGGCCGGATTTCGGCGCGCGGCACCTGTACCGCACCATATACGAATACCAGAACAGGGAAAGGAGATTCGGGGGATTATGAGCGAAACAGCGAAGCGCATTGCGAGCGCGGTAGTGGCACTTCCGGTATACCTCTACGGGTTCGCGACGGACCAGTTTCAGTACATTCCCATACTCGTCATTTCGACGATCATTTCGCTCGGCTGCCTCTGGGAGTATTATCAGATTGCGGGGAAGGATGAAAAACGGAAACCGTTCATCGCCGTCGGAATGATAGTGGGCACGCTCGTCAATATCATCATGTACCTGTACGCGTTCGGCAAGGTGCTGGGGTATTCGGCCTATATCCAGAATTTCGACGCCCGCGTGCTTCTGGCGATTCTTACCCTGGGGCTGGCAGCGCTGGTCACGCTCCAGATTTTCAAGCGTCCCATCGAGGGAGGGATATATTCCCTTGCGGTGACCGTATTCGGCGTCATATTCCTTGTTTTTTCATTTTCCCATATCATACTCCTCAAGTCGCTGCGTGACGGCTTCTACTACATCCTCATCCTGAATGCGGCCGTGATGCTGAACGACACCTTCGCGTATTTTGGCGGGGTGAATTTCGGAAAGCACAAGGCCGGCTTCGCGGTGTCTCCCAACAAGTCGTGGGAGGGTTACTTCTCGGGGCTCCTGGGAACGGTCCTCGCGATGATACTCTTCAGCCAGGGCATCGAGGCGTTCGCGGGGAAGGAGCTTTTTACCACGATTGAAGCGACCCTCCTGGGCATCGCCCTCTCGGTGATCGGCAATATCGGCGACCTCGCGGAATCGGCGATCAAGCGGGACGGCGCCATCAAGGATTCCGGCTCCCTCATCCCGGGGCACGGAGGCTTCTGGGACGTATTTGACGCGCTCGTCTTGACGATGCCGCTGTTCTATTATTACCTCGTACTTACCGGCGCACAGTAAGCGCGGCGGATGTCACGCACCGTAACCATCCTGGGCTCGACCGGATCGATAGGCGTATCGGCCCTCCGGGTCCTGGGGCATTTCCGGGACGAGTTCAGGGTACTGGGCCTGAGTTGCAACCGGAACCTCGAGCTTCTGGCGCGTCAGATACGCGAGTTCTCCCCGCGCGCCGTCGCGGTAGGAGCCCCGGACCTGGTTAAAACGGCGCGATTCTCGGCCCTCCGTGAAACTTTTCCGTCCGTGGAGTTTCTTACCGGTCCTGAAGGGATTCGGGAGCTTGCCTCCCGGGAAGCAGATATCCTGGTGTCGGCGCTCGTGGGCGCCGCGGGGCTGTTGCCGACGCTGGCCGCCCTGCCGCATGTGAAGCGCGTAGCACTGGCGAACAAGGAGACCCTGGTGATGGCCGGGGAGTTATTTATGAAGCGTGTCGCCGAATGCGGCGTCGAGCTCATTCCCGTCGACAGTGAGCACAGCGCGGTGTTCTCACTGCTTGACCGGGTCGGGAAGGAAGACCTGGCGCGGATCGTGCTCACGGCGTCGGGGGGGAGCCTGCGTGACCGTCCCGCCGCGGAGCTCGCGAGCGTGACTCCCGCCGAGGCGCTCGCGCATCCCACGTGGAGCATGGGGAGCAAGATCACCATCGATTCGGCGACGATGATGAACAAGGGGCTCGAGGTGATAGAGGCACACCATCTTTTTGGAGCCGCGTACGACATAATCGACGTGGTGCTGCATCCCGAGAGCGTTGTACACTCGATGGTGGAGGCGCGGGACGGCGGCATCTACGCATTCCTGAGCGTGACCGATATGGCCCTCCCCATCATGAACGCGCTCATGCACCCGGAAAAGCGCGCCAACCCGTTCGGGCGCCTGGACCTTGCGGGCGTGGGGCGACTTACATTCGGGCAGTGTGACAGTATAAAATTTCCCGCGCTGGAACTCTGCTACCGGGCGGGACGCGCGGGCGGGACGCTCCCCGCGGTGCTCAACGGCGCCAACGAGGTGGCGGTCGGGCTTTTCCTTAACCACGAGATCCGCTTCACGGATATCGTGAGGACGGTGGAGCGGGTAATGGACGAACATGTCCCGGAGAGCGGAACCGGGATCGAGGACATCTTTCGCGCCGACGAATGGGCGCGGGAGAGAGCATATACAATCGCGAGAGGTTAAGAAATGGCAACACTTACGTATATACTCGCTGCCGTGGTGCTCCTGGGGCTGTGCATCTTCGTGCACGAGCTGGGACACCTGCTTGGCGGCAGGCTGGTCGGCATCCGGGCGAGGATATTCTCGATCGGCTACGGGAAGGGAATTTTGAAAAAGGAGATCGGCGGCACGACCTACCAGGTCACGCTCATCCCCCTGGGCGGATACTGTGCGTTCTACGGGGAGGACCCGTCGGAAGAGCGCAAGGGCGAGGCATACGAGTTCCTGAGCGCCCCGCCGCTCCGGCGCATCGTCCCGGTCGTCATGGGACCGCTCTTCAACCTGTTTTTCGGCATCGTGCTTTTTTTCGTCATGAACATGGCGGGATATTCGGTTGAAACGAACCGCGTCATCATCCCGGAAGAGTTTAAGTCCGGTGACTATGTCTCCCCGGCGCACACGGCGGGCATCGTGAGCGGGGACAGGATCGTGGGAATCAACGATAAGAAGATCGCCGGGTTTTCGGACATCCAGAGCGCGATCGTGTTTTCGAACGGCGAGCCGGTCCGCATAAAAGCGGAGCGCGCGGGCGAATCGAAGGAATACACGGTAAAGCCGCAGAAGTTTTCGGAAAAGGGATATTACACGATAGGTGTGATGCCCTACGGCGAACGGGTGCTCGTGGTGCGGGTGCTCGACAGCGAGGCGGCCGCGAAAGCGGGCCTGGAGCAGTTCGACGAGGTGAAATCGATCGACGGGAAGGCGGTGAAGTCGCCTGCCGAATTCACCGACTACGTGCGCGCGCACGCGGACAAGCCCCTCATGCTCAAGATCGTGCGCGCGGGTCGCGATCATGACATACTGGTGACGCCGCGCTCCCGAGAGCTCCTGCGCATAAAGGATTTCGTGGACGACAGGTTCCCGGCCGAAAAGCGCGACGTGACGGTGGACAAGCTCGACCTCGTGAAAACGGGAATCTCCCGGGGAACGGTAAGGCTGAACGGCGAAACCGTGTCCTCGATCGAGGCCTTCGAGAAGAAGCTCGCGGGACTCAAGGGAACGACGGTGCGCATCGAAAACGCGGGTGGCTCGTACCGCGGCGTGGTCGCCTACGAACGGTCGGGATTCGTGGGAATCGAGACCGCGATCGCGCCCGAGATGACGGATCTCAAGTACGGCCTTGCCGAGGGTTTCGTGAAATCGCTCACCGATCCCTTCGACTTCATCGTGATGAACCTCAAGGGCATGGGCATGCTCTTTTCCGGGGAGCTTGACGTGCGTCAGAATCTTTCGGGGCCCATACGCATCGCGAAGATCGCGGGCGATACCGCGTATTACCGCGGCATCTCGGCCTTCATCGTGCTCATGGCGAAGATATCCATCATCCTCATGGTGATGAACCTCCTCCCGATCCCCGCGGTGGACGGGAGCTTCATCCTGTTCTTCCTGTTCGAGGCGCTGGTGGGCAAGCCCATAAGCCAGAAGGTGATGGAGCGCATCCAGTTCGTGGGAGTGGCGCTTCTCATCGTGGTGGGGGTGCTCGTCATATTTAACGACCTGAGCTTCCTGCCATTCTTCCAGAACATGTTCAACTGACGCGTAGTCCACACCGTAGAGACGTCCCGCCGGGACGTCTCTACGGTGCGACCGGCCGGCGAATCGGCTAGAGAATAAGCGGCAGCTTCTCCAGCAGCGCTTTCATGATGGTTCTGCACGCCTCTTCGAACGCGCCCAGATTCCCGTAGGTTTCGCTCCCCTTCGCGTCCACGATGTCGGACACCCCGCGCAGGATCACCAGGCGTGTCCCGTTCTTCTTCGCCACGTGCGCGATGGCGCTCGATTCCCAGTCGCCCGCGACCGCGCCGTATTTCCGGACAAGCCCGGGGATGTTTTTGGGGTCGATATCCTGGTCGGCGGAGACCACGATTCCCCTGGATATCTCCGGGTCCAGGATGATCGGGGCCTCGGGCGAGGAGCTGTAATAGTCGATCGCCTCGGCGCCGTCCCCCATGAGCTCGTGGATGTCATAGGTGACGGTCCTCGTGACAAGCAGTATCTGCCCCTTGCGCGCCTTCCCGGCGAATCCGCCCGCGGTCCCGATATTGACGAGCAGGGTGGGATTCCACCTGGTTATCGCGTACTGGGTCGAGGCCGCGGCGTCTATCTTCCCCCATCCCCCGTGGAAAAAAAGCACCTGTCTGGCGGCGCCGTCCCCGCCCGTGATCTCGCGAAAGAAATATTCGCCGTATGGGGTTTTCTCGAGCCGGGAGGGCGGGGGGGAAAGGACTTCCTTGAGGGCGGCCCATTCGGCGTTCGCGGAGACCAGTATCACCACGCCCGGGGATTTCGAGGGCGCGCACGAACACACGGCCAGGGCCGCGATGAGAAACGTTAGGCGATATTTCATGACGATGCTCCTGTTCGGGCATCGCGATGCGGCGGACGCCCGTTGATTGTATGCCGCGGAAATCTTGAAATCGCCATCGAATCGCCGGGACCGATACGCCCGTCATAATTCGGGGAGCACCTTGTCCGCGATAAAGTCCGCGAACGCGCCGCGGAGCCTCCTGATATTGGCGACGATATTGAAATCGCTGGAATGGTCCGGGGTATCGCTCACGAACTTGAACAGGTGACAGCGCGCCCCGTAGAGCCGCGCCGCCTGCACGACCGCGGCGCCCTCCATGTCGGCGAGCTGGGCGAGGAGGGAGACGGCGCGGCGCTCCTCCTCCGTCACCATGGGCCGGTCCTGGGTGGCGAGCGTCGCCCCGGCGACACCCTCAAGCGTGTCGGGAAGAAGCGTCCGCAGGCCCCTCCCGATGAGCTTCGGCCGGTCGGGCTCGACCGCGCGGGTAACCTGGTATATCCCGCCCAGGGGTAATTCGCGCGTGAGCGCGCCGGCCGCGCCGGCGTTGAGAATCACCCGCGCGCCGTGATGAACGACGAGCTCGGCGGCGGCCATCGCCGCGTGCGCCTTGCCTATCCCTGAAATGACGAGCGTATGCGTTCCGCCCGCGTAGACGCGGAAGGGCCGCTTGATCAAGAGCTTCAGGCCGAGCGCGCGGATGAGCGGCTGCGCCTCGAGCATGGTCGCCATGACTATTCCAGTATTCCCCTGCAACGCGCCATCTCCTCGAGCGCCGTGACCGCTTTCCTTCCCTCGTCCCCGAGGTCCAGGGTGAAATCGTTCACGTAAAGCCCTATATGCTTGTCGATAACCTCGTCGTCCATTTCCTGCGCGTGCGACTTCACGTACGCGCGCGAATCGGCAGGATGCGCGCGCGCGTATTCGACTGAGGCCCGCACTATCGCGCCCATGTCGCCGCGCATCGGTGCGAGATCGTTCCTGACCGCGATGCAGCCCAGGGGGATGGGGAGCCCGGTCTCACGCTCCCACCATTCGCCCAGGTCGATCACCTGCACAAGATCATACAGGGGATAGACGAATCGTCCTTCGTGGATTATGAGCCCGGCGTCGAATCGGCCCTCCGCCACACCCGGCATGATCTCGTCGAAACGCACCGCGGTGACTCGTCCCGCACCCGGCATCCAGAGGCGAAGCAGCATGTATGCCGTCGTGTACCATCCGGGGATCGCGATATGGGCGCGTGCCAGATCGATGCCGGGCGTTCGGGAAACCACGAGCGGACCGCAGCCGCGTCCCAGCGCTGATCCCGAATCGAGGAGCGTGTAGCGGTTTTTCAGGAGCAGCCACGCATGGAAGGAGAGCTTGGTGACGGCGTGCCTGCCCTCCAGTGCGCGACGGTTGAGATCCTCGACGTCGCTTATGGCGACGGTGAACGCGAGGCCGCGCGTGTCGATCTTCCCGTGTACGAGCGCGTGGAAGGCAAAGGTGTCGTTGGGACAGGGGGAAAGTGCGATATCGACGGTTTTCATGGCGCGTTTCAGGCGGACGCGCTGGTGTTTTCCCGGTAGTGACGCACGGTTTCCGCGGTGAGCGGGATGAGGAGCGAGGCGGTTGTGGTAACATCGTCGCACGAAATTACGAACGTGGAGAGCTCCACCCCCAGGCCCCTGAGTATCATCGCGATGAGCACGAGACCCACGCCGGCGCCCTCGTTTTCGGGGTTGTCCGCGTTCATGAGAAAGTACTCCGAGATATCGTTGCACACGCGCGCGTCCTCGAGTTTCTTACGCACGGTCTTGAGCTCGGAGGGCGTCATGGGAACCGGGTTGGTCACCCTGAGGCTCAGGATGTCCTCGTCGTTCACGATGAATTCGATTTCGGCGGTGATGTTTCTCTTGCGCGCGATGCGCGACAGGTTTTTCGAGTCCTCACGCGAGATCTCGAGCTTGAACAGCTGGAGTGCCATGTGGTAATCGATGAGGCTGTCCGCCTGGTTTTTCGGGGTGTAGTTCTCGAAATAGATGTTCTTGTAATTGGCCTTGACCGCGTTGATTATTAGTTCCTTCAGGCAGGTGTATATGGGGCTCAACAGGACCAGGCAGTCGCGCTGCCGAAGCATCACGGCGAGGAGCTTTTTCATCCGGTTTTCACTCGTGGAGGTGACCGCGTAGGTGATGAGCCGGATGCTCTGGTTCGCCTTTATATGTTCAAGTACCGCTTTCATGTGGGGACGTTTCGTTCGATGATATGTCTTTACCGAAAAGAGCTCCCGCCTTTTCAGGCGGGTGGGTGAATGAGAATCCCAGTACACTTTACAGACGGTTACTTTTACTATGAACACTATTCATTTGTCAATGGAAAAATCTGCTTGTACACCTTGCCCGCCGGTAGACATACTTGCCGTTCATTTTTACATTAGAATCGGGCCTGGGGGCACACGGCATGAAAATCGCGCTCGGTGAGCGGTGGGGAAGGGAAGGTGGATACCGGGAGCTCCTGGTACTCGCGCTCCCGCTCGTGCTTTCGACCGCCTCGTGGTCGATACAGCTTTTCGTGAACAGGATGTTCCTTGCCTGGTATTCCAGGGAAGCCATCGCCGCGGTGGTACCCGCGAGCATACTCAACTTCT
This genomic interval from Spirochaetota bacterium contains the following:
- the rseP gene encoding RIP metalloprotease RseP, with translation MATLTYILAAVVLLGLCIFVHELGHLLGGRLVGIRARIFSIGYGKGILKKEIGGTTYQVTLIPLGGYCAFYGEDPSEERKGEAYEFLSAPPLRRIVPVVMGPLFNLFFGIVLFFVMNMAGYSVETNRVIIPEEFKSGDYVSPAHTAGIVSGDRIVGINDKKIAGFSDIQSAIVFSNGEPVRIKAERAGESKEYTVKPQKFSEKGYYTIGVMPYGERVLVVRVLDSEAAAKAGLEQFDEVKSIDGKAVKSPAEFTDYVRAHADKPLMLKIVRAGRDHDILVTPRSRELLRIKDFVDDRFPAEKRDVTVDKLDLVKTGISRGTVRLNGETVSSIEAFEKKLAGLKGTTVRIENAGGSYRGVVAYERSGFVGIETAIAPEMTDLKYGLAEGFVKSLTDPFDFIVMNLKGMGMLFSGELDVRQNLSGPIRIAKIAGDTAYYRGISAFIVLMAKISIILMVMNLLPIPAVDGSFILFFLFEALVGKPISQKVMERIQFVGVALLIVVGVLVIFNDLSFLPFFQNMFN
- the uppS gene encoding di-trans,poly-cis-decaprenylcistransferase → MIPSRQGTRNRVAHRDYQSLLDRTRIPSHVAIIMDGNGRWATRRGLSRLEGHRRGAQVVESLMDAALELGIKVVSLYAFSTENWSRPREEIRGLWKLLELFFESNIEKLKKRGIRVRHTGSEKHLPADTLEVIRRAVRDTRRNKKIVLNFCLNYGGRQEIVDAVNAWAAKRGDSEKMTAEKMRRHLYSPDLPDVDLLIRTSGEYRLSNFLLWQLAYAELVFVKVLWPDFGARHLYRTIYEYQNRERRFGGL
- a CDS encoding UMP kinase produces the protein MAPDGAPGNPGYSRILLKLSGEALAGDEKAGINPAVVARIALEIAEVHRTGVQIAMVIGGGNIFRGTTGKALGMDQATGDSMGMLATVINSLAVQDALEKNGVPTRVMTAVEMRSFAEPYIRRKAIRHLEKGRAVIIAAGTGNPFFTTDTAAGLRAIEVGAQVLLKATRVDGVYDSDPEKNPRAVKIASIGYREVIERQLRVMDLTAISLCMDNKLPIIVFNLFNHGSIRRIAAGEELGTRIS
- a CDS encoding ImmA/IrrE family metallo-endopeptidase, with translation MERGILSDNLRRLRSIKGINQTELAKKAGLSRPSYVAIEKGDTDPRSSTLMNIAGALEVSLADLFRPLPSLKRVRFRIRKTMTKREQNQRDQLIQDVAVWLSDYNELEKILGHGRKYLFESYAGRDPVQAASFAREKLKIGENELIRDVCGLAETAGIKVNLSKAGFKKFFGMSVSVDNGGPAVCVKVGDDVSVERQIFTVAHEMGHLLLHRNSYKKDETSENEKEERNAERFASHFLIPQSVFDKEWQSARGLHLVDRVLHVKRIFRVSYMTVLIRLVECGYADLAIIPAFRFEYNRLCGHDLKSHYEPESYSETEPEGLVKSDFMDDRLYRLVREAYEKELISLDRAAEILRLSVIEMRELNNSWKMAV
- the rpsB gene encoding 30S ribosomal protein S2; its protein translation is MAVVSMKALLESGVHFGHQTRRWNPRMAQYIFTARNGIHIIDLQKTMQRLKVAYQGMKEVAANGGKVLFVGTKKQAQAAIEEYSKKCGMFYVAERWLGGLLTNYHTVSHSIQRLKNLEKMSETGQWDAETKKEILDLSNELKKKQKVLSGIKDMGKLPDALFIIDPKREAIAVNEARKLGIPIFAVVDTNCNPDEIDFPVPGNDDAIRAISLFLDAMSRAIIEGQSGGQSEAEEILEMAAEVEEGAGEPAAAAAAPPEKEEAPTELKKVTEAKEEYRQRYEDEFSADKDKW
- a CDS encoding 1-deoxy-D-xylulose-5-phosphate reductoisomerase → MSRTVTILGSTGSIGVSALRVLGHFRDEFRVLGLSCNRNLELLARQIREFSPRAVAVGAPDLVKTARFSALRETFPSVEFLTGPEGIRELASREADILVSALVGAAGLLPTLAALPHVKRVALANKETLVMAGELFMKRVAECGVELIPVDSEHSAVFSLLDRVGKEDLARIVLTASGGSLRDRPAAELASVTPAEALAHPTWSMGSKITIDSATMMNKGLEVIEAHHLFGAAYDIIDVVLHPESVVHSMVEARDGGIYAFLSVTDMALPIMNALMHPEKRANPFGRLDLAGVGRLTFGQCDSIKFPALELCYRAGRAGGTLPAVLNGANEVAVGLFLNHEIRFTDIVRTVERVMDEHVPESGTGIEDIFRADEWARERAYTIARG
- the tsf gene encoding translation elongation factor Ts, translated to MIKELREKTQAGMMDCKKALTECMGDLEQAADYLRKKGLASANKKASREAREGMIATYIHNNAKLGVLMELNCETDFVARNADFQELGKDLCMQVAASNPLYVDVEDVPAAEIEREKDIYREQMKESGKPANVVEKIVEGKLTKFYAEVCLLEQEYIKDPKVKIRDLIKNKIATYGENITVGRFTRYKIGK
- a CDS encoding ribosome recycling factor — protein: MDEIISDVEGRMKKSIQALEKDFGAIRTGRANPAIFDGVRADVYGSIMPLNQLATISCPEPRLVVIQPWDRSTLGAIEKAILKSDLSLNPNNDGNLIRIQIPDLTEERRREYVKLARQKAEECRVSIRNVRRDGNEMVKELEKSKDISEDDSKGAAGRIQKLTDKYTEEVQKTVDNKEKEIMHV